In a genomic window of Muntiacus reevesi chromosome 1, mMunRee1.1, whole genome shotgun sequence:
- the TMCO2 gene encoding transmembrane and coiled-coil domain-containing protein 2: MSSSSSIWDTIIDYLSLSTIWNYLQATLLGETSAPQQTNLGPLDNLAPAVQVILGISFLILLGVGMYALWKRSVQSIQKILLFAITLYKLYKKGSDFFQALLVNPEGSGLTLQDNNIFLSLGLQEKILKKLQTVENKVKDLEGMIISQKPTAKRDYSSEHYCSCSDCQSRLPASGFTSTSEL; the protein is encoded by the exons ATGTCATCTTCATCTTCTATCTGGGACACCATCATAGATTATCTCTCTCTGAGCACGATATGGAATTATCTACAAGCAACTCTTCTGGGAGAGACTAGTGCGCCTCAGCAAACAAATTTGGGGCCACTAGATAACCTTGCTCCGGCTGTGCAAGTTATCCTGggaatttcctttttgattttgttGGGAGTGGGAATGTATGCCTTATGGAAACGCAGTGTTCAGTCAATTCAG aaaatactgtTGTTTGCAATCACACTCTACAAACTTTACAAGAAAGGCTCAGATTTTTTTCAGGCTTTGCTGGTCAACCCAGAAGGGAGTGGTCTCACACTTCAAGACAATAATATTTTCCTGTCTTTGGGTCTGCAAGAGAAGATTCTGAAAAAGCTTCAGACAGTGGAAAACAAAGTGAAGGACTTGGAGGGGATGATCATTTCCCAAAAACCGACCGCGAAGAGGGACTACTCCTCCGAGCACTACTGCAGCTGCTCCGACTGCCAGAGCCGCCTGCCTGCCTCGGGCTTTACGTCCACGTCTGAGCTGTGA